The following proteins come from a genomic window of Peptoniphilus equinus:
- the map gene encoding type I methionyl aminopeptidase, whose product MIVIKTPDEIKKMQVAGKLLAEVHHQLRDKIKPGVSTMSLDAFVEDFLTQRGAYPEQKGYEGYPYSICASVNDEICHGFPSDYILQDGDIITVDMVVNVDGWLADSAWSYPVGQVSEEAQDLLDATREAMYIGIEQAVIGNRLGDIGHAIQTFAEEKGYSVVREFVGHGIGQEMHEDPQVLHYGKAGRGVRLQEGMVFTIEPMINMGKKELSIDDNGWTARTLDGSLSAQYEHQIAITKDGPIIITDQGDI is encoded by the coding sequence ATGATAGTTATAAAAACACCTGATGAAATAAAAAAAATGCAAGTGGCGGGGAAGCTTCTCGCCGAAGTTCACCATCAGCTCCGAGATAAGATTAAACCCGGTGTCTCCACGATGTCGCTGGATGCCTTTGTGGAAGACTTTTTGACACAACGGGGTGCCTATCCGGAACAAAAGGGGTATGAAGGCTATCCTTACAGCATCTGTGCGTCAGTCAATGATGAAATTTGTCACGGCTTTCCGTCAGACTATATTTTACAAGATGGGGACATTATCACCGTGGATATGGTGGTGAACGTGGACGGATGGCTCGCGGACTCAGCCTGGAGTTACCCGGTAGGTCAGGTTTCAGAGGAGGCACAGGATTTACTGGATGCCACACGTGAAGCGATGTATATCGGCATTGAACAGGCCGTCATCGGCAACCGTTTAGGCGACATCGGACACGCGATTCAAACTTTTGCGGAAGAGAAAGGTTACAGTGTGGTTCGGGAATTTGTAGGCCACGGCATCGGACAGGAGATGCACGAAGATCCGCAAGTGCTCCACTACGGTAAGGCCGGGCGTGGCGTTCGGCTTCAAGAGGGTATGGTTTTTACTATTGAACCGATGATCAATATGGGTAAAAAAGAACTGAGCATTGACGACAACGGTTGGACTGCTCGAACTTTAGACGGAAGTCTTTCAGCGCAATATGAACACCAAATCGCCATCACTAAAGACGGTCCCATCATTATCACGGACCAAGGCGATATATAA
- a CDS encoding TIGR01212 family radical SAM protein (This family includes YhcC from E. coli K-12, an uncharacterized radical SAM protein.) has protein sequence MLNSFLKDKFHTKVVKLSLDGGATCPNRIHNGGCLFCTPQGAGEFTDAGSMAMQIERQKQRLASKWPTDHAIAYFQNFTNTYGDVKALESMYSAIIARPDIVGLAIATRADCLDDDVVAMLKRLNEKTFLWVELGLQTIHDPTLERIRRGYNHEVFHQGAMKLRAAGIPVVFHMLLGLPFESRRDFDATFDYINTFRPFGVKFHSLYIQRDSELFSYYLASPMTLLSEADYVDIVSDYLVALDPAIVVHRLTGDPLRTMHIAPMWVRNKLHVISAIQRAYKEKLAHQS, from the coding sequence ATGCTAAACAGTTTTTTAAAAGATAAATTTCATACCAAAGTGGTCAAGCTGTCACTGGACGGCGGCGCCACCTGCCCCAACCGTATTCACAACGGCGGCTGTTTGTTTTGTACCCCACAAGGTGCCGGAGAATTCACCGATGCTGGTTCGATGGCGATGCAAATTGAACGGCAAAAACAGCGTCTTGCATCGAAATGGCCCACGGATCACGCCATCGCCTACTTTCAAAATTTCACCAACACCTATGGGGATGTGAAAGCACTGGAGTCCATGTACAGTGCCATTATTGCGAGACCGGACATTGTGGGACTGGCCATCGCCACACGAGCCGACTGTCTGGATGATGACGTCGTAGCCATGCTGAAACGACTGAATGAAAAAACTTTTTTGTGGGTGGAGCTGGGCCTTCAAACGATACATGATCCGACTCTCGAACGGATCCGCCGCGGTTATAACCACGAGGTCTTTCATCAAGGTGCTATGAAGTTAAGGGCCGCCGGCATTCCTGTCGTCTTTCATATGCTTCTGGGACTGCCTTTTGAAAGTCGCCGTGATTTCGACGCCACATTTGACTACATCAACACCTTTCGCCCTTTCGGCGTGAAGTTTCATTCCCTCTACATTCAACGGGACTCTGAGCTGTTTTCCTATTACTTGGCATCACCTATGACCCTACTGAGTGAAGCGGATTACGTCGATATTGTCAGTGACTATCTTGTGGCACTGGATCCCGCCATCGTCGTCCATCGTCTCACTGGAGATCCTTTGCGCACCATGCACATTGCGCCGATGTGGGTGCGCAACAAACTTCATGTCATCAGTGCCATACAACGCGCATATAAAGAGAAGTTAGCTCATCAAAGCTAA
- a CDS encoding heavy metal translocating P-type ATPase produces MTSYQLQLKGLTCANCTRKIEDAVSKLDGVDSAHFNFANEILTVEGTEGSMSLFNEIKAIVDAIEPGVVTGEIETLYEVEERPDYSELYAMILLLILFVINTFWLHPYRVPVYFLLYITTSWEVFRRAFATIRRGDIFDENLLMVIASLSAVYLGAYSEAVGVMLFYNFGEYFQDRAVANSRKHIGRALALKITSATRITETGYDVVLPQRLCVGDRLLIKPGEKVPVDGVVVEGATAMDTSMLSGESLPRHINEGDEVLSGFINTTDAIIMTVTKVYEQSTIARMIDLVEYAAEKKSRIEYYITRFAKVYTPSVVVLAALIAVVPSSLGLFTFREGLVRAATFLVISCPCALVISVPLTMFAGIGHASKRGIFVKGGNVLEGLHAINTIIFDKTGTLTQGNFEVTDVLGDETLRFAAMGESRSNHPVARAIAKACEGVADGVSRVKEIAGLGMSYDYHGDTVLVGSKKLLTQSGIDVAETPPGGVAVHVARGTQYLGCVVVADRVKPHAYDDLAALKAQGIELVLLSGDTTDNVRRVSEALGIDTFKAELLPRDKLDALDAIQSAATGRVAFVGDGINDAPSLIQADIGIAMGAVGADVAIDAADLILMNDELSKIGEAIDIAKRTRLIAKENIGVVLIVKFAVMLLGLFGFASMWMAVFADVGVALLAILNAMRALGSK; encoded by the coding sequence ATGACATCCTATCAATTGCAACTGAAAGGGTTAACCTGTGCCAACTGCACAAGAAAAATTGAAGATGCGGTATCGAAACTGGACGGTGTGGACAGTGCGCATTTTAATTTTGCCAATGAAATTCTCACTGTCGAGGGGACGGAAGGTTCTATGAGCCTCTTTAACGAGATCAAAGCCATTGTCGATGCCATTGAACCTGGCGTGGTTACCGGCGAAATCGAGACGCTATACGAGGTGGAAGAACGCCCGGATTACAGCGAGCTCTATGCCATGATCCTGCTTCTGATTTTGTTTGTGATCAACACGTTTTGGCTTCATCCATACCGTGTGCCGGTCTATTTTCTCCTCTATATTACGACGTCGTGGGAGGTGTTTCGTCGGGCTTTTGCAACAATCCGACGGGGCGATATCTTTGATGAGAACCTGCTGATGGTCATCGCGTCGTTGAGCGCTGTCTATCTTGGAGCTTATTCCGAAGCCGTCGGCGTCATGCTTTTCTATAATTTTGGAGAATACTTTCAGGATAGGGCGGTGGCCAACTCCAGAAAGCATATTGGCCGGGCTCTGGCGCTTAAAATCACATCGGCGACGCGTATCACCGAGACAGGCTATGATGTGGTTTTGCCACAACGGCTGTGCGTCGGAGATAGGCTGCTCATCAAACCCGGTGAAAAAGTACCTGTGGACGGCGTTGTGGTAGAAGGCGCCACGGCAATGGATACTTCGATGCTGAGTGGCGAATCTCTGCCGCGACACATTAACGAAGGCGATGAGGTACTCTCCGGTTTTATCAACACCACAGACGCTATTATCATGACAGTGACGAAAGTCTATGAACAGTCTACCATTGCCCGTATGATTGATCTGGTCGAGTATGCCGCTGAGAAGAAAAGTCGTATCGAGTATTACATCACGCGTTTTGCTAAAGTGTACACGCCGTCGGTGGTAGTTTTGGCGGCGCTGATAGCTGTCGTACCGTCGTCTTTAGGGCTGTTCACCTTCCGTGAGGGCCTCGTTCGAGCCGCCACCTTTTTGGTGATTTCCTGTCCGTGTGCCCTTGTTATTTCTGTGCCGCTGACGATGTTTGCAGGCATTGGCCATGCCTCCAAGCGAGGAATCTTCGTTAAAGGCGGCAATGTCCTGGAAGGGCTCCACGCTATCAACACCATTATCTTTGACAAAACCGGCACACTCACGCAAGGCAATTTTGAAGTTACCGACGTGCTCGGCGATGAGACGTTACGGTTCGCCGCCATGGGTGAGTCCCGTTCCAACCACCCCGTTGCCCGAGCCATTGCGAAGGCTTGCGAGGGTGTAGCGGACGGGGTGAGCCGTGTAAAAGAAATAGCAGGTCTTGGTATGTCGTATGACTATCATGGCGACACGGTCCTTGTGGGGAGTAAAAAATTGTTGACTCAGTCAGGTATTGATGTGGCCGAAACACCGCCCGGCGGCGTGGCGGTCCACGTGGCCCGAGGGACACAATATCTTGGCTGTGTGGTTGTGGCAGACAGAGTGAAACCTCACGCCTACGACGACCTTGCAGCACTTAAAGCGCAGGGGATTGAGCTTGTGCTCCTCTCCGGCGATACCACGGACAACGTGAGACGTGTCAGCGAAGCGCTCGGCATTGACACCTTTAAGGCGGAGCTGCTGCCCCGGGATAAGCTGGACGCTTTGGATGCGATTCAGTCGGCCGCTACAGGTCGTGTGGCATTTGTCGGTGACGGGATTAACGATGCACCGTCGCTGATACAGGCGGACATCGGCATCGCCATGGGGGCGGTGGGTGCAGATGTGGCCATTGACGCGGCAGATCTGATCCTTATGAATGACGAGCTTTCAAAGATCGGTGAGGCCATTGATATTGCCAAACGGACACGCTTGATTGCGAAGGAGAATATCGGTGTCGTTCTTATCGTCAAGTTTGCTGTGATGCTTTTAGGTCTTTTCGGATTCGCGTCGATGTGGATGGCGGTCTTTGCCGATGTGGGGGTGGCTCTTCTTGCCATTTTAAATGCCATGCGGGCACTGGGATCCAAATAG
- a CDS encoding nitroreductase family protein, producing MLITQFLQKRKSVRDFKPTAIDKYEMDAIKDAVAAIDAEENGVFKFLILENGKVVSEGLKGKAGYSGVMIEAPHYVALSTVSETMENRLKVGYGLEKLNTKIIDLGLDTCWITVDEVDASTMRGVFGEGGERIHFLIAFGHGKGKKLFSKETTSSRMPVQEVVFEATYGNPVSLDTLENRGLLDIFSTLIYAPSHKNLQPWRFVIRDAGVDLYMVHTDEDLRSLIDMGVVSFYFEELVKTNNMNGKWTISFHDEGDKLRIGTFTL from the coding sequence ATGTTAATTACGCAATTTTTGCAAAAGAGAAAATCGGTACGAGACTTTAAGCCGACGGCCATCGACAAGTATGAGATGGACGCCATCAAAGATGCTGTCGCCGCCATTGATGCCGAAGAAAACGGCGTATTCAAATTTTTAATTTTGGAGAACGGCAAGGTGGTATCTGAGGGTTTAAAAGGAAAAGCCGGTTACAGCGGGGTGATGATTGAAGCGCCCCATTATGTGGCGCTGTCGACCGTGTCCGAGACGATGGAAAATCGCTTGAAAGTAGGCTACGGACTTGAAAAGCTCAACACCAAAATTATTGACTTAGGACTGGACACCTGTTGGATCACTGTGGATGAAGTGGATGCGAGCACGATGCGAGGTGTCTTTGGCGAAGGCGGCGAGCGAATCCATTTTCTCATTGCTTTCGGACATGGCAAAGGTAAAAAACTCTTCTCCAAAGAAACGACCAGTTCCCGTATGCCGGTGCAAGAGGTGGTCTTTGAAGCGACTTACGGCAATCCTGTCAGCCTTGACACCTTGGAGAATCGAGGCCTTTTGGATATCTTCTCCACCCTCATTTATGCACCGTCACACAAGAATCTGCAACCTTGGCGCTTTGTCATTCGCGATGCCGGCGTCGACCTCTATATGGTGCACACGGATGAAGATCTGCGCTCCCTCATTGACATGGGTGTGGTGAGCTTCTATTTTGAAGAATTGGTTAAGACTAACAATATGAACGGCAAGTGGACTATCAGCTTCCATGATGAAGGCGACAAGCTGCGAATAGGTACGTTTACTTTATAA
- a CDS encoding phosphatase PAP2 family protein — protein MKNPFKIFDNFFIEIINRRMHSSFWDFLFFHITHLGGVTASVLYVVVPFLLGGKYRALAYQIVLALAISTLSAQILKRIFSRNRPYWILKNLHTFGIDLSDYSFPSGHSTASFTVAVIVGLNYPGLNVVVLVLAGFVAISRIYLGVHYPTDVLAGVLLGTLSSLFVYNYLI, from the coding sequence ATGAAAAATCCGTTTAAAATCTTCGACAACTTCTTTATTGAGATTATAAATAGAAGAATGCATAGCTCGTTTTGGGACTTTTTGTTCTTTCATATCACCCATCTGGGGGGTGTTACGGCCAGTGTGCTCTATGTTGTCGTTCCCTTTTTATTAGGAGGCAAGTATCGCGCTTTGGCCTATCAAATTGTGTTGGCCCTTGCTATCTCAACCCTCAGTGCTCAAATTTTAAAACGGATTTTTTCAAGAAATAGACCTTATTGGATTTTAAAAAATTTACACACCTTTGGCATTGACCTCTCGGACTATTCTTTTCCGTCAGGACACTCTACAGCGTCCTTTACTGTAGCGGTGATCGTTGGGCTCAATTATCCCGGTCTCAATGTGGTGGTGCTTGTCTTAGCAGGCTTTGTAGCTATTTCAAGGATTTATTTAGGTGTGCACTATCCCACAGACGTGCTTGCCGGGGTGCTCCTGGGCACGCTGAGCAGTCTCTTTGTCTACAATTATTTGATCTAA
- a CDS encoding ATP-dependent helicase has translation MKLSSEQLCATEHLTGPALTLAVPGSGKTTVLLNRLLRLMARGVDPSRILTITFSKSAQLDMKRRFGALSQASCPFMTLHAFSYRILRDYYRKKGRDMRLIDEQSGKKFEIIRRIYGDLFNRRLSDENLEHIVTTISAVKNAMLPPTDSTARIKGFTQIYQAYETYKNENSLIDFDDMILQAIAILKSDKALLKKYQSRYDFYQLDEGQDTSRAQFELLHILSAPAHNLFMVADDDQSIYAFRGASPDYLLHINKVYPDITLYYLKHNYRSSKNIVDLSHQFISQNTRRFVKDMRSSKDYASPVKIFKVRDTSHQYDLIVKTMAQAPEKSYAVLYRNNLSSLGLVEYLERHKVDFNIHGNRLRFFRHFVVTDILNIIHFSYNTTDSSLFSSFYYKIRGYISKKHIAYIKAHSGSDVLKTLLGYPDLPSYYRDTLFSLMHDFKVLRSLSVADQIEYVLNALGYRDYLVDFSEKFGFSHTSLLEFAHMLKYIAGSVLSFDELLGRLQYLEELLKKPQLRQTRCTLSTIHSVKGLEYDTVFIIDAVDGVLPLPTTNRTDAEEERRLFYVAMTRAREELYILAPKIYNGKLTAVSAFIDELSHYS, from the coding sequence GTGAAGCTTTCATCGGAACAACTATGCGCAACTGAACATCTCACCGGCCCTGCCCTGACCTTAGCCGTCCCGGGCAGTGGCAAGACCACGGTACTCTTAAACCGTCTATTGCGTCTTATGGCTCGCGGCGTCGATCCGTCGCGAATTCTCACCATCACGTTCTCCAAGTCTGCACAACTGGACATGAAACGCCGCTTCGGCGCACTCTCACAAGCATCCTGTCCTTTTATGACGCTACATGCTTTCAGCTACCGCATTCTTCGTGATTACTATCGCAAAAAGGGCCGTGATATGCGCCTGATCGACGAGCAAAGCGGCAAGAAGTTTGAGATCATTCGCCGCATCTACGGCGACCTTTTCAACCGCCGCCTCAGCGACGAAAACTTGGAGCACATTGTGACGACGATCTCTGCAGTAAAAAATGCCATGTTGCCGCCCACAGATTCAACCGCTCGTATCAAAGGCTTTACTCAAATCTATCAGGCCTATGAAACCTATAAAAACGAGAACAGTCTCATTGACTTTGATGATATGATCTTACAAGCCATAGCGATTTTAAAATCGGACAAAGCGCTCTTGAAAAAATATCAAAGCCGCTACGACTTTTATCAACTGGATGAAGGTCAAGATACTTCCCGAGCTCAGTTTGAGCTGCTTCACATCCTCTCTGCACCTGCCCACAACCTCTTTATGGTGGCCGATGACGACCAGTCCATCTACGCCTTTCGCGGCGCCAGTCCGGATTACCTTTTACACATCAACAAGGTCTATCCCGACATCACACTGTACTACCTGAAGCACAACTACCGCAGTTCGAAAAATATTGTGGATTTGTCCCATCAGTTCATAAGTCAAAATACACGCCGCTTTGTCAAAGATATGCGCTCAAGTAAAGACTATGCGTCACCGGTTAAAATTTTTAAAGTTCGCGACACGTCACATCAGTATGATCTCATTGTCAAGACCATGGCTCAGGCGCCGGAAAAATCCTACGCCGTGCTGTACCGCAACAACTTGTCTTCTCTGGGACTGGTGGAATACCTGGAGCGACATAAGGTGGACTTCAACATCCACGGCAATCGACTGAGGTTTTTTCGCCATTTTGTCGTGACAGATATACTGAATATTATTCATTTCAGTTATAATACTACTGACAGCTCTTTATTCAGTTCCTTTTACTACAAAATTCGCGGTTACATTTCAAAAAAACACATTGCCTACATTAAGGCTCACAGTGGCAGTGATGTGTTAAAGACACTGCTCGGCTATCCCGACTTACCGTCTTATTATCGCGACACGCTCTTTTCTCTGATGCATGATTTCAAAGTGCTTCGAAGTCTGAGTGTCGCAGATCAGATTGAGTATGTGCTCAATGCCCTGGGATACCGGGATTACTTGGTGGACTTTTCCGAGAAGTTCGGTTTCAGTCACACATCACTCTTGGAATTTGCCCATATGCTCAAGTATATTGCCGGCTCGGTGCTGAGCTTTGACGAGCTCTTAGGACGGCTCCAATACTTAGAGGAACTCTTGAAAAAGCCTCAGCTGCGTCAAACACGCTGTACCCTCTCCACCATTCATTCCGTCAAAGGTCTGGAGTACGACACGGTGTTTATCATCGATGCCGTGGACGGCGTGCTCCCTCTTCCCACGACGAACCGGACGGACGCCGAGGAAGAACGGCGACTCTTTTACGTCGCCATGACGCGTGCGCGGGAAGAACTCTATATTTTAGCCCCAAAAATTTACAACGGAAAGCTCACGGCAGTCTCTGCCTTCATCGACGAGCTTTCACACTACTCATAA
- the mgtE gene encoding magnesium transporter: MKNEIVEDDLITRIQAIVDNVDVEGAVSLCSDYHYVDILEALDEMDTDPVRIFMKMLPYEDVAGLLENSWDDFLIMVTPAFTNAELINIFTYMAKADVADLLGFLSTVRRKEILRYMKSADSNILNMILSFDAESCGGIMTTEFIALKENLTVRQALLKLKDIAPKTEIIDYLLVTDNRHRLQGVIDLRDLLVAEDDTLLKDLFEDFPFYVHAEDDQEEASNMITKYDLNILPVVSKSMAVLGVITSEDIIAVIDQEYTEDILAMSGVNAEEEFDSEFFESFKNRFPWLVVNLFTAFLAASVVGLFSATIDTVVALSAAMPIVTGMGGNSGNQTLSIVLTSIARGDMALDKDFKLIMKEIGLALINGALLGAGAGIVLAVKYANPFLGVIMFSAMILNFIVAGVTGFLIPLLLDKMKMDPAVASSIFLTTFTDTCGFFIFLGLATIFLPKLI; this comes from the coding sequence ATGAAAAACGAAATTGTAGAGGACGATCTCATCACACGCATCCAAGCCATTGTGGACAATGTGGATGTCGAGGGAGCGGTGAGTTTATGTAGTGACTACCACTACGTGGACATTCTCGAAGCGTTAGATGAGATGGACACCGACCCGGTTCGCATCTTTATGAAGATGCTCCCCTATGAAGACGTCGCCGGCCTTTTGGAAAACAGCTGGGACGACTTTTTAATCATGGTCACGCCGGCTTTTACCAATGCGGAGCTTATCAACATCTTCACCTATATGGCAAAGGCCGACGTTGCCGACCTGTTAGGTTTCCTTTCAACCGTCCGACGCAAAGAAATTCTTCGCTATATGAAAAGCGCCGACTCCAACATTCTGAATATGATTTTGTCCTTCGATGCCGAGTCCTGCGGCGGTATTATGACCACAGAATTCATCGCCTTGAAGGAAAATCTCACAGTGCGCCAAGCGCTTTTAAAACTAAAGGACATTGCACCGAAGACAGAAATTATTGACTACTTGCTGGTCACGGACAATCGTCATCGACTCCAAGGGGTCATCGACCTTAGAGATCTGTTAGTCGCAGAAGACGACACCTTACTGAAAGACCTGTTCGAAGATTTCCCTTTCTATGTCCATGCGGAAGACGACCAGGAAGAAGCTTCCAACATGATCACCAAGTACGACTTGAACATTCTGCCTGTTGTGAGCAAAAGCATGGCCGTCCTCGGGGTGATCACCTCGGAAGACATCATTGCAGTCATCGACCAGGAATACACCGAAGACATTCTCGCCATGAGCGGGGTCAATGCGGAAGAAGAATTTGACTCGGAATTTTTCGAGTCCTTCAAAAACCGTTTCCCTTGGCTGGTGGTGAACCTCTTTACCGCATTTCTCGCCGCTTCAGTGGTGGGACTTTTCTCCGCAACAATTGACACTGTTGTTGCGCTGTCCGCCGCCATGCCGATTGTCACCGGTATGGGCGGTAATTCCGGCAACCAAACCCTCTCCATCGTCCTCACCTCCATCGCAAGAGGCGATATGGCATTGGATAAAGATTTTAAACTCATCATGAAGGAAATCGGCCTCGCCTTGATTAATGGTGCACTCCTCGGCGCCGGCGCAGGGATCGTCCTTGCCGTTAAGTATGCCAACCCGTTCCTTGGTGTGATTATGTTCAGCGCCATGATTTTAAACTTTATCGTGGCAGGTGTGACAGGCTTTTTAATTCCTCTTCTTTTGGATAAAATGAAAATGGATCCTGCGGTGGCCTCCTCCATTTTTCTCACCACGTTTACCGACACCTGTGGCTTCTTTATCTTTCTTGGCCTTGCCACCATATTCCTGCCAAAGTTAATTTAA
- a CDS encoding S66 family peptidase has product MMKVKKVGIVSLSQGLLGESFICHELELGLKRLRDKGCDVVFMPHAMKGLTYLKAHPEKRAEDLLTAFADPSIDMILCAIGGDDTYRLLPYLFDRGELKQAVRDTIFLGFSDTTINHLMLHKVGLKTFYGQAFLPDVCELSSQMLPYTAHYFDELITTGRIEVIRPAKYWYEEREDFSESGIGVDMANHPNEGFQLLRGAPVFSGEILGGCLDSIFTVFDNSRYPDTVTMIDRYQLFPTPEDWKGKILLLETSEERPTPECFRNMIQALEDFGIFDVISGLLVGKPQNETYFDAYKSVLLETISNKKLSIVYNVNVGHSTPRCIVPFGVMADVNSTEQIIRFNYS; this is encoded by the coding sequence ATGATGAAAGTAAAAAAAGTAGGCATTGTCAGTTTATCGCAAGGTCTTCTTGGAGAGTCTTTTATATGTCATGAGTTGGAGCTCGGGTTGAAGCGACTGCGAGATAAAGGCTGTGACGTTGTCTTTATGCCTCATGCTATGAAAGGACTGACGTATTTGAAAGCACATCCCGAGAAGCGAGCCGAGGATTTACTCACGGCGTTTGCCGATCCATCCATTGATATGATTTTATGTGCCATTGGCGGCGATGACACATATCGCCTTTTGCCGTATTTATTTGATCGTGGTGAACTGAAACAAGCCGTAAGGGATACTATCTTTTTAGGCTTTTCCGATACAACGATAAATCACTTGATGTTACATAAGGTGGGACTGAAGACATTCTACGGCCAGGCATTTTTGCCGGATGTATGTGAGTTGTCGTCCCAGATGCTCCCGTACACGGCGCACTATTTTGACGAGCTTATTACGACAGGGCGGATTGAGGTCATTCGTCCCGCGAAGTACTGGTATGAGGAGCGGGAGGATTTTAGTGAAAGCGGCATCGGTGTCGATATGGCAAATCATCCCAATGAAGGCTTTCAGTTACTTCGGGGTGCACCTGTCTTTTCCGGTGAGATACTGGGCGGCTGTCTGGATTCTATTTTCACTGTGTTCGACAACTCTCGTTATCCTGACACGGTGACAATGATAGACCGCTATCAGCTCTTTCCGACGCCAGAGGACTGGAAAGGTAAGATTCTTTTGCTTGAGACCAGTGAAGAGCGACCGACACCGGAGTGTTTTCGCAACATGATTCAAGCGTTGGAAGATTTCGGAATCTTTGATGTGATCTCGGGACTCTTAGTGGGTAAGCCTCAGAATGAAACGTATTTTGATGCCTATAAGTCTGTGCTTTTGGAAACTATTTCAAATAAGAAGCTGTCCATAGTGTACAATGTGAATGTGGGCCACAGTACACCGCGGTGTATTGTACCTTTCGGGGTCATGGCGGACGTCAATAGTACGGAGCAAATCATTCGATTTAATTACAGTTAA
- a CDS encoding glutathione S-transferase family protein, producing the protein MKLYYAPGTCAVGVWIAMAWADADVSAVRVDYSDPAYKKINPLGLVPAVDIGGARPMTELAAILDYLSERYADKDLGADDSIEDRFLYNETKSFLSSDFHPAFGAVFGPSRFTMATDDEAVEKVKKAGYIKVDGVMTHLNDHIIGDNEHIYKNKKTFLDAVAYVMVRWSRFTPKSWEQYPNIQRFMAMMDADESVQKIIQESEKE; encoded by the coding sequence ATGAAATTGTATTATGCACCCGGAACCTGTGCTGTTGGCGTATGGATTGCTATGGCGTGGGCTGACGCCGATGTCAGCGCTGTACGTGTGGACTATAGTGATCCGGCATATAAAAAGATTAATCCGTTGGGATTGGTACCTGCGGTAGACATCGGCGGGGCACGTCCGATGACAGAACTGGCGGCCATTTTGGACTATCTGAGTGAGCGCTATGCCGATAAAGACTTGGGAGCTGATGATTCTATTGAAGACCGCTTCCTCTACAATGAAACGAAAAGCTTTTTATCTTCAGATTTTCATCCTGCTTTCGGCGCTGTTTTCGGACCGTCACGATTTACCATGGCCACTGACGATGAGGCTGTCGAAAAGGTCAAAAAAGCCGGCTATATCAAAGTGGATGGCGTCATGACGCACTTGAATGATCATATTATTGGAGATAATGAGCACATCTACAAAAATAAAAAGACCTTTTTAGATGCTGTTGCGTATGTGATGGTACGCTGGTCGCGTTTCACGCCAAAGTCTTGGGAGCAGTATCCTAATATTCAACGATTTATGGCGATGATGGACGCCGATGAGAGCGTACAGAAAATTATCCAAGAATCTGAAAAAGAATAA
- a CDS encoding GlsB/YeaQ/YmgE family stress response membrane protein: MGFLTWIILGALAGWIASRIMNRDASMGALANIVVGIIGAFIGGFLGSRLLGVDVTGFNVSSILLSILGSVILLAILGAVRK, encoded by the coding sequence ATGGGATTTTTAACATGGATTATTTTAGGAGCTTTAGCAGGATGGATCGCAAGCCGCATTATGAATCGTGACGCTTCCATGGGTGCTCTGGCCAACATCGTGGTAGGTATTATCGGTGCTTTCATCGGTGGTTTCTTAGGTTCACGTTTACTGGGTGTCGATGTGACCGGATTTAACGTATCGTCAATTCTGCTTTCCATTCTTGGCTCAGTTATCTTGCTTGCTATTCTTGGTGCAGTAAGAAAATAG